In Kwoniella shivajii chromosome 9, complete sequence, one genomic interval encodes:
- a CDS encoding translation machinery-associated protein 22: MASTAGPSTKPIVPHYCAICSLPTEYCEFGPSFSKCKTWLESEDKDEHERLWGDSNLAARIGTLSVEKQEKLEADAVKAEKKAAKKAEAEAKKKGETKIIIKRSERTRRKHQTHVQNLELFGIDLKKAAKFFAGKFATGSSVSKTPQGEEEIVIQGDVGDDIVEMLRAQVGVLKGAPADQVTRVEVKKKKAEDEPVA; this comes from the exons ATGGCATCCACAGCTGGCCCTTCAACCAAACCTATCGTTCCACATTACTGTGCGATATGTTCGCTACCTACTGAATATTGTGAATTCGGACCATCGTTTTCAAAATGTAAGACTTGGTTGGAGagtgaagataaagatgaacaCGAGAGATTATGGGGAGATA GCAATCTAGCTGCTCGTATCGGTACATTGTCAGTTgagaaacaagaaaaacTAGAAGCGGATGCGGTAAAagctgagaagaaagctgctaagaaagcagaagctgaagctaagaagaaaggagagaccaag ATCATAATCAAAAGATCTGAAAGGACAAGACGTAAACATCAAACACATGTACAGAATTTAGAATTGTTCGGTATAGATTTGAAAAAAGCAGCTAAATTCTTCGCTGGAAAATTCGCTACTGGATCAAGTGTGTCTAAGACtcctcaaggtgaagaagagattgttaTTCAAGGTGATGTCGGTGATGATATT GTCGAAATGCTAAGAGCTCAAGTGGGTGTCTTGAAAGGTGCTCCAGCAGATCAAGTTACCAGG GTcgaggtcaagaagaagaaagcagagGATGAACCTGTTGCTTGA
- a CDS encoding SBDS family rRNA metabolism protein yields MNKQPGTQIKLTNVSIVRMKKGGKRFEIACYQNKVSEFRSGVETDLSEVLQIEQVFTNVPKGQVAKRDDWAKCFVTDDINKVIEEILRKGELQINNLERSHQLSSLSREIATLVTEMTVDPTTNRKHTVGMIEKSMSEVGYSVKADKPAKAQALELIKKLSEGGENVLPIRRARMRVRITMPGKDGKRIKESVMKEVEEVEEDDMGMEWEAIVQINPGSFRTITDLVNNETKGKGRVEVMGNVGN; encoded by the exons ATGAACAAACAACCGGGAACCCAAATAAA ATTGACCAATGTCAGTATAGTgcggatgaagaaaggtggaaagaggTTCGAG ATTGCATGCTATCAAAATAAAGTATCAGAGTTCCGTTCAGGCGT TGAGACCGATCTTTCTGAAGTACTCCAGATAGAGCAAGTGTTTACGAACGTACCGAAAGGTCAAGTAGCAAAGAGAGATGACTGGGCGAAGTGTTTCGTGACGGACGATATAAacaaagtgattgaagaa ATCCTTCGCAAAGGAGAATTgcaaatcaacaatctcgAACGATCACATCAACTATCATCTCTGTCAAGGGAAATAGCCACGTTGGTAACGGAAATGACAGTGGATCCAACAACGAATCGTAAACATACTGTTGGAATGATTGAGAAATCAATGTCAGAAGTTGGATATTCAGTCAAAGCTGACAAACCCGCAAAAGCACAAGCATTagaattgatcaagaagctaagtgaaggtggtgaaaaTGTATTACCTATCAGAAGAGCAAGGATGAGAGTCAGAATCACGATGCCCGGTAAAGACGGAAAGAGGATAAAAGAAAGtgtgatgaaagaagtagaagaagtagaagaagacgatatgGGTATGGAATGGGAAGCT ATCGTGCAAATAAATCCTGGCTCTTTCCGGACGATCACTGATTTGGTGAACAATGAGaccaaaggaaaaggtagagTGGAAGTGATGGGTAATGTGGGTAATTAG